In Saccharolobus solfataricus, a genomic segment contains:
- a CDS encoding DsrE family protein, whose amino-acid sequence MAKVLFLIMSGDEKFDLAMRMAYNSVKNKRYEDVKVIYFGPSQKKLTQLDGDMKNMFQELLQNKIVDSACIGVAQAMNIKPHLENLGVSLMPAGERVSYYVNQGYEVITF is encoded by the coding sequence ATGGCAAAAGTCCTCTTCTTAATAATGTCTGGAGACGAGAAGTTCGATCTAGCAATGAGAATGGCTTATAACTCAGTGAAAAATAAGAGATATGAAGACGTTAAAGTGATATATTTCGGACCAAGTCAGAAGAAATTAACACAATTGGATGGCGATATGAAAAACATGTTCCAAGAGCTCCTTCAAAATAAAATAGTAGACTCTGCTTGCATAGGAGTTGCGCAGGCAATGAACATAAAGCCACATCTAGAGAATTTAGGAGTGTCATTGATGCCAGCCGGTGAGAGAGTATCCTATTACGTCAATCAAGGATATGAGGTAATAACGTTTTGA
- a CDS encoding acyl-CoA dehydrogenase family protein: MVLPFSSVEAFSINISEKHELFRRAVREFMERDVAPYVEKGEKEGTVPKEVLEKAKEIGLYGVAVPEQYGGQGGDTLMTAIAQEEISRVWASLSTRISVGGLFMTPILLFGNEEQKKKYVTPVARGDKVAAFANTEPVAGSDVAGIQTVAKKINGKYVINGRKIFITNGGIADYYVVTARTSPPEPNARWKGISMFIVEREWKGVKVLNRIETMGLRASNTAELAFEDVEVPAENLLGEEGNGFKYAMATFDRTRVGVAAQGVGVAQAALERMVTYSTQRFAFQSPLIGFQMVQEKIAESLTEVNTARLLTYWAANLFDRGLENEAIVAASMAKLYATDIAEKVAIRAITVHGGYGVATSTGVERLLRDVEVMRIYEGANDIQKLVILRETARRLLGIKM; encoded by the coding sequence ATGGTCTTACCTTTCAGTAGTGTGGAAGCATTTTCTATAAACATTTCCGAGAAACATGAACTATTTAGGAGAGCTGTAAGGGAATTCATGGAGAGAGACGTTGCGCCTTATGTGGAAAAGGGTGAAAAAGAAGGTACAGTACCAAAGGAAGTATTGGAAAAAGCTAAGGAAATTGGTCTATATGGTGTTGCAGTACCAGAACAATACGGTGGTCAAGGTGGAGATACGCTAATGACTGCCATAGCTCAAGAAGAGATATCTAGAGTCTGGGCCTCACTTTCTACGAGAATATCTGTTGGAGGGTTATTCATGACTCCAATATTGCTTTTCGGTAATGAAGAACAGAAGAAAAAGTACGTTACTCCAGTAGCTAGGGGAGATAAAGTTGCAGCTTTTGCTAATACTGAACCAGTAGCGGGATCAGACGTTGCTGGAATACAGACGGTGGCTAAAAAGATAAATGGTAAATACGTTATTAATGGTAGGAAAATCTTTATCACTAATGGTGGGATAGCTGACTATTACGTGGTTACAGCTAGGACATCACCCCCAGAGCCCAATGCTAGATGGAAGGGGATATCGATGTTCATAGTAGAAAGGGAATGGAAGGGAGTTAAGGTATTGAATAGAATTGAGACTATGGGATTAAGGGCTTCAAATACTGCAGAGTTAGCCTTTGAAGACGTAGAGGTCCCTGCAGAAAACCTTTTGGGAGAAGAAGGGAATGGATTCAAGTACGCAATGGCCACTTTCGATAGGACAAGGGTTGGTGTTGCAGCCCAAGGAGTTGGTGTTGCCCAGGCTGCGTTAGAGAGAATGGTCACATATTCAACTCAGAGGTTTGCTTTCCAGAGTCCATTAATAGGATTTCAAATGGTTCAAGAGAAGATAGCCGAATCACTTACTGAAGTAAATACTGCAAGATTACTCACGTACTGGGCAGCTAATTTATTTGACCGTGGTCTTGAGAATGAAGCTATAGTAGCTGCCTCAATGGCTAAATTGTACGCAACAGATATTGCAGAGAAGGTTGCGATTAGGGCAATAACTGTTCATGGTGGATACGGTGTAGCTACTTCTACTGGTGTAGAGAGATTGTTAAGAGATGTTGAGGTAATGAGAATATACGAAGGTGCTAATGATATTCAAAAACTTGTTATATTAAGGGAAACTGCGAGAAGACTTCTCGGAATTAAGATGTAA
- a CDS encoding XdhC family protein, which yields MSSCEIFPLISKLSAEGKRFAIVSIYKGNRLERTIVSDGRVLLGSLDRNIIEIALEALEKGKVIQKDLEDGKLVIEPIEPRPAIIVVGSGIIARFLAKLAIDMGYYVAVVGSGDVKEEDFSGVYAISNDLNLLEQMVSEDSIVIVANEGGKPYDIDALYIAMKKRARFVGLLASQKRAALMISLLVKRDIPLEEIKRRLHSPLGLDIGSKTAEEIALSILSEVVLDLRGGTGKRLQEVKNPYLLLDDALAGKIEDKCMFVPKSLSQQ from the coding sequence ATGAGTTCGTGTGAGATCTTTCCATTAATTTCAAAATTAAGTGCTGAAGGGAAGCGTTTTGCAATAGTCTCCATTTACAAGGGAAACAGACTAGAGAGAACCATAGTATCAGACGGAAGAGTCCTTCTTGGAAGTTTGGACAGAAATATAATTGAAATTGCGTTGGAAGCGTTGGAAAAGGGAAAGGTAATTCAAAAAGATTTAGAAGATGGTAAATTAGTGATCGAACCAATTGAACCAAGGCCAGCCATAATAGTAGTAGGATCTGGTATTATTGCTAGGTTCTTAGCTAAACTAGCTATAGATATGGGGTATTACGTCGCTGTAGTGGGTTCTGGCGATGTTAAGGAAGAGGACTTTAGCGGAGTTTACGCTATTTCAAATGATCTAAATCTACTAGAGCAAATGGTAAGTGAGGATTCAATTGTAATTGTAGCAAATGAGGGAGGTAAACCATATGATATAGACGCGTTATATATCGCAATGAAAAAGAGGGCAAGATTTGTTGGGTTATTGGCCAGTCAAAAGAGAGCAGCTCTAATGATTTCATTATTAGTTAAGAGAGATATCCCGCTAGAGGAAATAAAGAGAAGATTGCATTCCCCACTAGGTTTAGATATTGGTTCGAAGACCGCAGAGGAGATAGCCTTGAGCATATTGTCTGAGGTAGTATTAGACCTTAGAGGAGGTACGGGAAAGCGCTTACAAGAAGTTAAGAACCCCTATCTGCTCCTAGACGACGCGTTGGCTGGAAAGATTGAAGATAAGTGTATGTTTGTACCTAAATCTTTAAGTCAACAATGA
- a CDS encoding long-chain fatty acid--CoA ligase translates to MNSEYYEYQLTIDKILDSGSRSFPDREIVYRDIRRYTFRSFANSVKRLANGLRKIGVKRGEKIGVIDWDTDVYMHNYYAIPMIGSVLHTVNIRYPLELIAKTILHAEDKYLIVRDEFMPLIEKAKGIMPVGMKVISYSDSKEKVRSSLDTIDFWELIESNEPLEEETNVNENDMATIFYTSGTTGEPKGVWFNHRKIVLHAISVSLVGARPPLSLTSNDVYMILVPMFHVHAWGYPYVALMAGVKYVLPGKYDYSFILSLMDKEGVTYSAMVPTILYLLLTNPDAPRYLHVFKRWKVTIGGSALPEGLAKKAKELGITVIGGYGLSETCPVLSVGYYNSAIERLDDNTKFMAQITAGAPIPLVQIKIVDPATGKEKETGKIGEIVVRAPWLTQEYYKDPEKTKALWKGGWLHTGDLAYMDQYGYIHIVDREKDAIKSGGEFIPSLLLENAISLHPKVSQVAVVGIKDEKWGERPAAFIVPKEQVSEEEIRQFLLKLADEGKIQKWWIPDRFIFISSMPLTSTNKIDKKVLRDMTQTK, encoded by the coding sequence ATGAATAGCGAATATTACGAATACCAATTAACAATAGATAAGATATTAGATTCTGGTTCTAGAAGTTTTCCAGATAGAGAAATAGTATACAGAGATATTAGAAGATATACCTTTAGATCTTTCGCAAATTCTGTAAAAAGGTTAGCAAATGGATTAAGAAAGATAGGAGTTAAGAGAGGAGAAAAGATAGGAGTTATAGATTGGGATACTGATGTCTATATGCACAACTATTACGCAATACCTATGATAGGTTCTGTGTTGCACACAGTAAATATCAGATATCCCTTGGAATTAATTGCAAAGACAATATTGCACGCAGAGGATAAGTATTTAATAGTAAGAGATGAGTTCATGCCACTCATAGAAAAAGCGAAGGGAATAATGCCAGTAGGGATGAAAGTAATATCCTATAGCGATTCTAAGGAAAAGGTAAGAAGCTCATTAGATACAATAGATTTCTGGGAACTGATAGAATCAAATGAACCGTTGGAAGAGGAGACTAACGTTAATGAAAACGATATGGCTACAATATTTTATACATCAGGTACTACAGGAGAACCAAAGGGTGTATGGTTTAATCACAGAAAGATAGTATTGCATGCCATAAGTGTAAGCTTGGTTGGAGCTAGACCTCCATTAAGTCTGACCTCAAATGACGTATATATGATCCTAGTACCAATGTTTCACGTACATGCCTGGGGATATCCTTATGTGGCGCTAATGGCTGGAGTTAAATATGTCTTACCAGGGAAATACGATTACAGTTTCATACTAAGCCTAATGGATAAGGAGGGTGTAACGTATTCAGCAATGGTACCAACTATACTTTACCTATTACTAACGAATCCCGATGCTCCCAGATATCTCCACGTATTTAAGAGATGGAAAGTTACAATAGGAGGTTCTGCGCTTCCAGAAGGGTTAGCTAAAAAAGCTAAAGAATTAGGTATTACTGTAATAGGAGGATATGGCCTATCTGAAACTTGTCCAGTATTGTCAGTCGGTTATTATAACTCAGCAATTGAAAGATTAGATGATAACACTAAATTCATGGCGCAAATAACTGCTGGGGCACCGATTCCTTTAGTTCAAATTAAAATTGTTGATCCAGCAACTGGAAAAGAAAAGGAAACTGGTAAGATAGGGGAAATAGTAGTTAGAGCACCATGGTTAACTCAAGAGTACTATAAAGATCCGGAAAAAACTAAGGCCTTATGGAAAGGAGGATGGCTACATACTGGTGACTTAGCCTATATGGATCAGTACGGATATATACATATAGTTGATAGGGAGAAAGATGCAATAAAGAGCGGTGGAGAATTCATTCCTTCATTACTCTTAGAGAACGCCATATCATTACACCCTAAGGTGTCTCAAGTTGCAGTAGTTGGAATTAAGGACGAGAAATGGGGAGAAAGACCAGCTGCATTCATAGTTCCGAAAGAGCAAGTGTCTGAGGAGGAAATAAGGCAATTCCTATTGAAACTTGCGGACGAGGGTAAAATTCAAAAGTGGTGGATTCCAGATAGATTTATATTCATAAGTTCCATGCCACTAACTTCAACCAATAAGATAGATAAAAAGGTACTTAGAGACATGACACAAACTAAATAA
- a CDS encoding thiolase domain-containing protein, which produces MRNVAIIGTGHTKFGVRTDVNLQELAWEAVKQALEEANIDQNEIQYFVVGNVGNWSSEELPAVIVGEYCNLTPKGTMRVEAACSTGSAAIRDAYLAIKSGEADIALVVGVEQMHQAPNPQVVELIGRAGGYFWEFENFGLTFPGYYALHASAYMAKYGMKEEDLGKIAIKNHYYGAKNPYAQFQKEITMEEYLKSKPVAYPLKLLDSSPITDGAAAIVLASEEVAKKITDSPVWIVSQGVASGTANLSRRTDFTHIEAAHIAAQQAYKRARIEFDNAWKNFDVADVHDCFTIAEIMAYEDLGFAKRGEGYLLAREEQTYIGGKIPVNVDGGLKAKGHPIGATGVSMAVSITRQLLYRAHKGTQVEVRNGMGITHNVGGTGHYAYVTIYSTRRPST; this is translated from the coding sequence ATGAGAAATGTAGCAATTATCGGAACTGGACACACCAAATTCGGGGTAAGGACAGATGTTAATTTGCAAGAACTAGCATGGGAAGCTGTTAAACAAGCTCTTGAAGAAGCAAACATAGATCAAAATGAAATACAATACTTCGTTGTTGGTAATGTAGGGAATTGGAGTTCCGAGGAATTACCAGCAGTAATAGTAGGGGAGTATTGTAACCTAACACCAAAGGGGACTATGAGAGTTGAGGCAGCATGTTCCACTGGAAGCGCAGCAATAAGAGATGCCTATCTAGCAATTAAATCTGGTGAAGCAGATATAGCACTAGTCGTAGGAGTAGAACAAATGCATCAAGCACCTAATCCCCAAGTAGTTGAACTAATTGGCAGGGCTGGGGGTTATTTCTGGGAGTTTGAGAACTTTGGGCTTACCTTCCCAGGATATTACGCACTTCACGCCTCCGCATATATGGCTAAATATGGTATGAAAGAGGAAGACTTAGGAAAGATCGCCATTAAGAATCATTATTATGGGGCTAAGAACCCTTATGCACAATTTCAAAAGGAAATAACTATGGAGGAATATTTGAAGTCCAAACCAGTTGCTTATCCCCTGAAGCTTCTGGACTCCTCTCCAATTACTGACGGTGCTGCTGCAATAGTCTTAGCATCTGAGGAAGTTGCTAAAAAGATAACTGATTCTCCAGTATGGATAGTATCACAAGGAGTTGCTAGTGGCACTGCAAACTTGAGTAGGAGAACTGACTTCACACATATAGAAGCAGCTCACATTGCAGCACAGCAAGCGTATAAGAGAGCTAGAATAGAATTCGATAACGCATGGAAGAACTTCGACGTAGCAGATGTGCATGATTGTTTCACAATAGCGGAAATAATGGCATATGAAGATTTAGGATTCGCAAAAAGAGGTGAGGGATACCTATTGGCAAGAGAAGAACAAACATACATAGGAGGGAAAATACCAGTAAACGTTGATGGAGGGTTGAAAGCAAAGGGACACCCAATAGGGGCAACTGGGGTAAGCATGGCAGTATCAATAACAAGACAGTTATTATACAGAGCACATAAGGGAACACAAGTGGAAGTTAGGAACGGGATGGGAATAACGCACAACGTTGGAGGAACTGGACATTACGCATACGTAACAATATACTCAACTAGGAGGCCATCTACATGA
- a CDS encoding 3-hydroxyacyl-CoA dehydrogenase gives MIRNVLVVGAGTMGHGIAEVSAIAGYNVYLSDVSKDILNNAIQKVKWSLEKLYEKGNLKESVEDVLGRIKTIEGLSNELREIDISIEAIPEKLDLKRQLFSKLEELLPNNAILATNTSSLPITEIASAVKRQERVIGTHFFNPPVLMQLVEIIRGSKTSDDTVKQTYEFIKSLRKIPIMVNKDVPGFVVNRILLRIITTACMLVEKGICEYTAIDAVARYKLGFPMGIFELVDYTGVDVNYYVSSAMMERGFKAYPCKTLEEMTKKGDLGVKSGKGFYTYPSNKYIKPNLPPQLAEKINPLYIIAPAISEANWMVKNGIASKEDIDLGVRLGLSFPKGIFDYEREFGRESVTKTLEDLRRISGMEEYLPE, from the coding sequence ATGATAAGAAATGTATTGGTAGTTGGAGCAGGGACAATGGGCCACGGAATTGCCGAAGTTTCAGCCATAGCTGGGTATAACGTTTATCTGAGTGATGTATCTAAAGATATATTGAATAACGCAATACAGAAGGTCAAGTGGAGTTTGGAGAAATTGTATGAAAAAGGTAACTTAAAGGAAAGTGTTGAGGACGTTTTGGGAAGAATTAAAACCATAGAAGGGTTATCGAATGAGTTAAGGGAAATTGATATATCAATAGAAGCAATACCAGAGAAATTGGATTTAAAGAGACAACTATTTTCTAAGCTTGAGGAACTATTACCCAATAATGCGATATTGGCTACTAATACTAGTAGCTTACCAATTACGGAAATTGCTTCTGCTGTAAAAAGGCAAGAAAGGGTTATAGGAACTCACTTCTTTAATCCCCCAGTGTTAATGCAGTTAGTGGAGATAATAAGGGGAAGTAAAACTTCAGACGACACTGTTAAACAGACTTATGAATTCATTAAATCCCTTAGAAAGATACCAATAATGGTTAATAAGGACGTACCGGGATTTGTGGTTAACAGAATATTATTGAGGATTATCACCACAGCTTGCATGCTTGTTGAAAAGGGGATTTGTGAATATACTGCGATAGACGCAGTAGCTAGATATAAATTGGGATTTCCAATGGGAATTTTTGAACTTGTGGATTACACTGGTGTGGATGTTAACTATTACGTAAGCTCTGCAATGATGGAAAGGGGATTTAAGGCCTATCCGTGTAAGACACTAGAGGAGATGACAAAAAAGGGAGATCTCGGCGTAAAGAGCGGAAAAGGGTTCTATACTTATCCATCAAATAAGTATATTAAGCCTAATTTACCTCCACAACTAGCTGAAAAAATAAATCCGTTATACATTATAGCTCCTGCGATAAGTGAGGCAAATTGGATGGTTAAAAACGGAATTGCAAGCAAGGAAGATATTGACCTAGGTGTCAGATTAGGATTAAGCTTTCCTAAAGGCATTTTCGATTACGAAAGGGAGTTTGGAAGAGAGAGTGTAACTAAGACCTTAGAAGACTTGAGAAGAATTTCTGGTATGGAAGAGTATTTACCGGAATAA
- a CDS encoding Zn-ribbon domain-containing OB-fold protein, giving the protein MSLNEIRDKMQKEISQSLLMLDNAIKTTKLPIVNEQKTNNPLWIDVREIDLRYQIPVKRIFKFFEGLREGKILATKCPKCGSIYFPPQDDCPKCKISNLEWIEMPKEGEIVAYTVVNVKPPSFSHYQDYIVGIARMSNGVNVLGWVRAKEVRVGMKVKLEVIERKPEGYLTYELVPVG; this is encoded by the coding sequence ATGAGTCTAAATGAAATAAGGGATAAGATGCAAAAGGAAATTTCCCAATCACTGTTGATGCTTGATAACGCGATAAAGACAACTAAATTACCAATAGTGAATGAACAAAAGACTAATAACCCCCTTTGGATTGACGTAAGGGAGATTGACCTAAGGTATCAAATTCCAGTTAAAAGGATATTCAAATTCTTTGAGGGATTAAGGGAGGGTAAAATTCTAGCCACGAAATGTCCAAAGTGTGGCTCAATATATTTTCCGCCTCAAGATGATTGTCCAAAATGCAAAATATCAAATTTAGAATGGATTGAAATGCCTAAGGAAGGTGAAATTGTGGCATATACCGTAGTTAACGTCAAACCTCCCTCATTCTCTCACTATCAAGATTATATAGTGGGTATAGCTAGGATGAGTAATGGAGTAAATGTTCTAGGCTGGGTAAGGGCTAAGGAAGTTAGAGTCGGGATGAAGGTTAAACTTGAGGTTATTGAGAGGAAACCAGAAGGATATCTAACTTATGAACTGGTTCCAGTAGGTTGA
- a CDS encoding NAD(P)-dependent malic enzyme, which produces MVDAVELSRKYEGKIEIYPKVPITSYNDFALIYTPGVAEVSKAIYKDPDKSFELTSRWNTIAVVTDGTRVLGLGNIGPTAAMPVMEGKSLLFKYLGGVDAIPLPINVKSADEFTNVVKALETSFGGINLEDIESPKCFYILEKLQSMLNIPVWHDDQQGTAAAILAGLINAMILTNKDPKESKVVFYGAGASNIAAARILAKYGFKYENIVMIDSKGPLYADREDVDHLMLHHKWKYELAIKTNKWEAKEIKDAFSGADAVVAASTPGPNVIKKEWISLMNKEAIVFALANPVPEIWPQDAKEAGAKIVATGRSDFPNQVNNSLIFPAIFRGVLDSRAKAITDEMTIAASEALAKYARDRGINENYIIPRMDEWEAFYEEAAAVASKAVELGLARVKKSREEFREIAKERIIRARKIMNLVISTWSP; this is translated from the coding sequence ATGGTTGATGCTGTAGAACTGTCAAGGAAATACGAGGGAAAAATTGAGATATATCCGAAAGTTCCTATCACCTCTTATAACGATTTCGCTCTCATATACACCCCAGGTGTTGCTGAGGTATCTAAGGCGATTTATAAGGATCCGGATAAGAGCTTTGAGTTAACAAGTAGGTGGAACACGATAGCAGTAGTAACAGACGGAACTAGGGTTTTGGGATTAGGAAATATTGGCCCAACTGCAGCAATGCCAGTGATGGAAGGGAAATCTCTATTGTTCAAATACTTAGGAGGAGTTGACGCAATACCTTTGCCAATTAACGTAAAGAGTGCAGATGAGTTCACAAATGTTGTAAAAGCTCTGGAAACGTCCTTTGGCGGGATTAATCTTGAAGATATTGAGTCACCAAAGTGTTTCTATATTCTGGAAAAATTGCAATCCATGTTGAATATTCCAGTATGGCATGATGATCAACAAGGTACTGCGGCAGCTATCCTAGCAGGGTTGATTAATGCGATGATATTAACCAATAAAGACCCTAAGGAAAGTAAAGTCGTATTTTACGGAGCTGGAGCATCAAATATTGCAGCAGCTAGAATTTTAGCTAAATATGGATTCAAATACGAAAATATTGTAATGATTGATAGCAAAGGTCCATTGTATGCTGATAGAGAGGACGTAGATCACTTAATGTTACATCATAAGTGGAAGTACGAATTGGCTATAAAGACGAATAAATGGGAAGCTAAGGAGATAAAGGACGCGTTTAGTGGCGCAGATGCAGTAGTTGCGGCATCTACTCCAGGTCCCAATGTAATAAAGAAGGAATGGATAAGTCTGATGAATAAGGAGGCAATAGTCTTTGCCTTAGCCAATCCAGTTCCAGAGATATGGCCGCAAGACGCTAAGGAGGCAGGAGCGAAGATTGTTGCAACGGGTAGAAGTGATTTCCCTAACCAAGTTAATAACTCCCTAATTTTCCCGGCAATATTTAGGGGAGTTTTGGATAGTAGAGCAAAGGCGATAACAGATGAGATGACGATTGCAGCCTCTGAGGCTCTAGCTAAATACGCTAGGGATAGGGGGATAAATGAGAACTACATAATACCTAGAATGGATGAATGGGAGGCGTTTTATGAGGAAGCAGCAGCAGTTGCTAGTAAGGCAGTAGAATTAGGGTTAGCTAGAGTTAAAAAGAGTAGAGAAGAGTTCAGGGAAATCGCTAAGGAGAGAATAATAAGGGCTAGGAAGATAATGAATTTGGTGATATCCACATGGTCACCATAA
- a CDS encoding GNAT family N-acetyltransferase, with protein sequence MVTIRRATKEDVKTLIDFFSRMYRLNSEFDPLLLTPENLEERINKVVEKSLEDQNEMIVVAEDQGRIVGAARVLIIDRIFYTPEKEALIREFYVHPSYRRQGVGNEIVNFIISELKERGIEILGAEFPSRNLIAISFYRKMGFREIYCEFVKKI encoded by the coding sequence ATGGTCACCATAAGGAGGGCTACTAAAGAGGACGTCAAAACGTTAATAGATTTTTTCAGTAGGATGTATAGGTTAAACAGCGAATTCGATCCACTACTATTGACTCCAGAGAATTTGGAGGAAAGGATTAACAAAGTGGTAGAGAAGAGTCTTGAAGATCAAAATGAGATGATAGTAGTAGCGGAAGATCAAGGTAGGATAGTTGGCGCTGCCAGGGTTTTAATAATAGATAGGATATTTTATACACCGGAAAAGGAAGCATTAATTAGGGAGTTTTACGTACATCCTTCATACAGAAGGCAGGGAGTAGGTAATGAGATAGTAAATTTCATAATAAGCGAGTTGAAAGAGAGGGGAATAGAGATACTAGGAGCTGAATTCCCTTCTAGAAATTTAATAGCAATTTCGTTCTATAGAAAAATGGGCTTCAGAGAAATATATTGTGAATTCGTTAAGAAAATTTAA
- a CDS encoding DMT family transporter, whose protein sequence is MKILKYLLPYVTITSFNYYFAKDAITFSSPIFFNLIRYVISSIIFLSISRGKILFNRDVIQLAVYTTVSSLLWAYGLLYVSPAESAVLSYTMPLFSIPISFIILLERPAVLEIVGVVIGFSGVILYGLPLVHGLTLFGSIITIVNALFWGLFTVFYRKLKGYDPITVNASQFSIGSIILALLLPIHHNIDPNPEFYIGIAYTSTLGGAISFFLWNMMVKAEKIPKVTVLSFSVPILTTLVEFLLYHVLPFPIQLFGIFLMFLGILISRSRTLLS, encoded by the coding sequence GTGAAAATATTAAAATACCTGCTACCTTATGTAACAATAACGTCATTTAACTACTACTTCGCAAAGGATGCTATAACGTTTTCATCACCTATCTTTTTCAATCTCATTAGGTATGTTATCTCTTCTATTATATTTTTATCAATTAGTAGGGGAAAGATTCTCTTTAACAGAGACGTAATACAATTGGCAGTTTACACTACAGTATCATCATTATTATGGGCGTATGGTTTACTTTATGTAAGCCCAGCTGAGTCAGCTGTGCTAAGCTATACAATGCCCTTGTTTTCAATACCCATTTCCTTTATCATCTTATTGGAAAGACCCGCGGTACTTGAGATTGTTGGAGTAGTAATAGGTTTCTCAGGCGTAATTTTATACGGTTTACCATTGGTTCATGGTCTTACACTATTTGGTTCAATTATAACTATCGTCAATGCCCTATTTTGGGGGTTATTTACAGTTTTCTACAGAAAATTAAAGGGTTACGATCCTATAACAGTAAATGCAAGTCAATTCTCGATAGGTAGCATAATCCTAGCATTACTACTCCCAATACACCATAACATTGATCCAAACCCAGAATTTTATATAGGAATCGCGTATACTTCAACTTTAGGTGGGGCCATTTCCTTCTTCCTTTGGAACATGATGGTTAAGGCTGAGAAGATACCTAAGGTAACAGTTCTCAGCTTCTCTGTGCCTATTCTAACTACTCTAGTAGAGTTCCTACTGTACCACGTTTTACCTTTTCCTATACAGTTATTCGGCATTTTCTTGATGTTTTTGGGAATTTTAATCTCTAGATCAAGAACATTATTAAGTTAA
- a CDS encoding alcohol dehydrogenase catalytic domain-containing protein: protein MKAAILTQFNSPFIIGNAEPHGVGVRINVAYTGICGRDLVIWKGGFKNLKLPLILGHEIVGYYNGRPVAVYPNLYCGSCDYCKSGKENLCDNARILGEGEITGGYAEQVIVPERNLIPLPDDKLEKYAATMDPVATAIHASKLADLKKDSKVLVTGAGGGVGIHLVQYLKYLGISNVYGLSSKGEKLKELGVTPVSDIRGEKFDAIFELVGSKTINDSLRALKKEGILVLIGNTEGEPITLSRPAMSIMRQHKIVGSASYTQAEYEEAIKLVGYGKIKAIYEIYELERINEAYRKMLERKVLGRAILKVI, encoded by the coding sequence ATGAAAGCGGCTATTTTAACACAGTTTAACTCACCCTTTATAATAGGTAACGCAGAGCCTCATGGAGTAGGAGTTAGAATAAACGTAGCGTATACTGGAATATGTGGAAGGGATCTAGTTATATGGAAGGGTGGATTTAAAAATCTCAAGCTACCCTTAATCCTAGGGCATGAAATAGTAGGTTACTATAATGGAAGACCAGTAGCTGTTTACCCAAATCTATATTGCGGAAGCTGTGACTATTGTAAAAGCGGGAAGGAGAATTTATGTGATAACGCTAGAATTTTAGGAGAGGGAGAGATAACTGGAGGATATGCAGAGCAGGTCATTGTCCCAGAAAGAAATCTCATACCCTTGCCAGACGATAAACTCGAAAAATACGCAGCTACAATGGACCCAGTTGCCACTGCAATTCACGCATCTAAACTTGCAGATTTAAAGAAGGATAGTAAAGTTTTGGTAACTGGGGCAGGTGGAGGAGTAGGTATCCATCTTGTACAATACTTGAAATATTTAGGTATATCAAACGTTTATGGGTTATCATCTAAAGGAGAAAAGCTTAAAGAATTGGGGGTAACGCCAGTGAGTGATATAAGAGGTGAAAAGTTTGATGCAATATTTGAACTAGTGGGTTCTAAAACCATAAACGATTCGTTAAGGGCATTAAAGAAGGAAGGTATTCTAGTTTTGATCGGAAATACTGAAGGGGAGCCGATAACGCTATCAAGGCCAGCAATGAGCATAATGAGACAGCATAAAATAGTAGGTTCTGCATCTTATACTCAAGCAGAATACGAGGAAGCCATTAAATTGGTAGGGTATGGGAAAATCAAAGCTATATACGAAATTTATGAATTAGAGAGAATAAATGAGGCATATAGGAAAATGTTGGAGAGAAAGGTCTTAGGAAGAGCTATTTTAAAGGTAATCTGA